The sequence below is a genomic window from Streptomyces sp. V1I1.
CGGCGCCCCAGGAGTCGATCAGCGGATAGAGGCCGTCGCGCAGCGCGCCGCGGGCGACCAGAGCCGATGTGCCACGGGGGGCGCAGCCGAACTTGTGAAGGTTGCCGATCCAGAAGTCGCACTCCAGACCGGAGAGAGGATCGTCGATCAGACCGGGAACGTGCGCCCCGTCCACGAGGAGCGGGATGCCGCGCCTCCGCGCCTCCGCACCGATCCGCTCCACGGGCATCCGGCGCGCGGTGGCCGAGGTGATGTGGTCCACGACGATCAGTTCCGTCGCGTCGCTGAGCTCGGCGGCGATCGCTTCGTAGGCGTGCTTCTCGTCGGCGCCGAGGGGAACCCTCACCGTGCGGACGGTGCCGCCGCAGCGCCTCGCGAGGCGCTCGGCCCCCATGGTGACGGCTCCGTAGCCATGGTCCGTCACGATGATCTCGCCGCCGCGTCTGACCGGCAGGTTCGCGTAGACGACGCTCGCGCCGCCACTCGCATTCGGTACGAGAGCGAGGTCTTCCACGGCGACGCGCAGGAACGCGGCGATGTCAGCCCTGGCGGTCGCGACCCGCTTGGGGAGCTCCGGGAACCACACCAGTGGGGACCGTTCCATCTCCTTGCGCAACCGGTTCTGTTCGTCCTGCGCGACGACCGGAACCGCCCCGAACGATCCGTGGTTGAGATGTTTGTGCCCGGGGTCCAGCGACCACGCTTCCGCGGCGGCCCGCCCGTCAGGGAGGAGCAGCGGGCGTGGTGCTGGGGTGAGGTGGCTCTCGCTCACGTGACTCCCGATCTCCCGTGATCTTCCAGATCGCGTGTGACATCAGATGATTCTCAAAAGAGATATGACGACTTGGGGCGGCATCCTGACACGCTGCCCGGGCGAGGGCAATAGCCTTGCGCTCACTATGGGTGATGCACCAGCCTGATGCCCGCTCTAGGGCAGCCAGGATGCGGGGTATGCGGCTGTTCGTCTGCCGTCGCAGCCTCAGGTCACGATCGGGCCGCGAAGTCATCCACGCATGGTCTGCCCACCAAGTCATCTAATGACTTACTGGTGACCCGCATGCGCTGTCTGATGACTCGGTAGACTGTTCGGAGGTCGGGCGATGCTGCCAGGCCATCCGGGGAGGAAGCGATGTCCGCAGTCGACAAGGCATTTCACGGCCTCAGGCACATGATCGCCACAGGTCGTCTCGGCGCGGGGGAGCGTATTCCGCCCGAGAACGAGTTGTGCGAGGAGCTTGGCGTGTCCCGGGGGCCCCTCCGTGAAGCGGTGCGGATGCTCGTGGCGCTGCGTATCGTCGAGCCGCGTCATGGCTCGGGGACCTACGTGTCCCAGCTGCGGCCGGAAGACATCATCGGCAGCCTGTCGTTGACAGTCGACCTCCTGCCGCTGAGCGGGCTGCTCGAGGTGTACGAGCTCCGGCGCGTTCTGGAATCCCACGTCGCTGCCCAGGCGGCTGCTCGTGTGACGCCCGAAGCGCTGAAGACGATCTTCGGGCACATCGAGGCGATGGAGGCCATGGAGGCGATGGAGGACCCATCCAAGATCTCCGAGATCGACCACCGCTTCCACACGGCGATCGCGCGGATCGGAGGCAACCCGACTTTGGAGTCCCTGCTCGGCGTGTTCCGCGCGCGTTCTCGCGCCTACCAGGTGTTCACGCTTCCCGAGAGCGCTGAGATCAAGCGTGCAAGCGATGAGGAGCACCGGGCGATTGCCACCGCGATCGCCAACCGGGACCCTGTCGCCGCCGCCAGTGCGGCGGCGACCCATGTCGCTCACACGGAGAGATGGCTGCACGCCTTTCTGCCGCCTGAGGCGGGGGAGAGCCCGAGTACGTCGTCGTGACGGATGAGGAGGCCGTCTGCGAGAAATACGGCCAGGTGCGGCACGTCAATAACCGCACCGTGTTGGGGTTCGCCGAAATCACCACCCCCGCTCACCTCGTTCGCCAGACCTGCTCGCGTCGGCCCCTCGAGCGGGCTGATGTCACCCCGTGGGCGATGGTGGTTCCGGACGCTCCCATACTGGATCATCCGTGTCCGGTCGGCCATGGAGTCGACGGGGCACCGGCCCCGGAACAGCCAGCCGACGGCGTGCGATTTCGGTGAACACCTGGCGCCGATCGTCCACGGCATCACGCAACGCAAACCACCGATCCGGTGTTGATACTTCCCGTACCAGGGCTATATGAGACCGCCAGATCTGCTCGTCGATCGCGTGAGCCGCCTGGGCGATGTCGTGCTCCGCAACCAGACTCACCATGGCCAAGGCGTCGTTCCACGGACGCCAGTCGACATCCGAGACGGCCCCCGGCGAGCGTGACCTCTCTTTGGCAACCCGGGCGAGAGCTACGAGGATTGCGGCAGACTCCCGCAGAACCTGCGCACACGCGTCCGTCTGCTGATCCCAGGACCGCTGCACCCGCTGCGTCCGGCTGCTGACGTACGAGCCTGCGACAACGCCGAGCAACGTAGTCAGCACGGCACTGCCCGTGGTGGCAAGAGCGTTCCAGTCAGTGTTCACAGCGGACAGTCTCACCGCTGCTTGCCATGCCATGGAAGCACCCGCCTTGGACTCGGCTGAGGCATCGCCTCAGTCCCGCCTTGCCGCATGAGCAGGTGAGCCGCCGTGCGGCAACTGCGGTGCAAAACGTACGCCTTGCGCCGGATGCGATCGATTGTGGCTCAGGCGTACCTGACACACCGGCAGGGACGCGGCGCCGCTTCGCGAAGGTCATTTCGGCGAGGAAGCCTCAGTGCGCTGGTAACGGAGGAGGACGACCCCGTTGCCGAAGGTCCGGGTCTCGGCGAGCCGGAGATCGGTCTTGGCGTCCGATGCCGGGAACAGGGGTTTGCCCCGTCCAATGAGGACCGGATGGATGTAGAGGCGGTACTCGTCGATCAAGTCGTGCTGCATGAAGGCCGCGGTGAGGTCGGCCCCCCCGAGCGCCATGTCTCCGCCCGGCTGCGCCTTGAGCGCCATGATCTCCTCGACGACGACGTCCCGCACGATGGTGGTGTTCCAGTCGGCCCGCTCCAGGGTCCTGGAGAACACGATCTTGGGCATGTCCCGCCAGATACCGGCAAACTCCACCAGGGGCCGGCTACTTGAGGGGCCGGTGTCGGCGGTTGGCCAGAACCCGGCCATGAGTACGTAGCTGCCCGCCGTAGGTACCGAGAGCTGCCGCCGGCGGGTGCAGCAAATGCCACTGTTTTCGCCCACACCGCCGCGCTGCGCGGCGCGGGCCTGATCACCACGGCCCGCGCCGGACGGGTGGTCCTGCACCAGCGCACTGCTCTGGGGGGCTTGCTGGTTCAGCGGCGCAGTGGAACGCGGAGCGCGAACAGCTGAGGTCCGGGGGCCAAAGCCGCGCTGGGGCTACGGCTTGCGCGTGCCCCACGCGCCTCGGAGGGGCGCCGCGCCGCCGAGGTGGAGATGGGCAGTGTCGGCGCCGTCAGTAGCGCTCGACCATCGATGCCCCGCCGTATCTGGAGCCGGAAAGGCCAAGCGTCGCGTCGTATGCCCTCTTGTGATCGCCGCTCTTGTCGTGCGCCTCGATGGCGTCCGAAACCGCGTCACGCAGCGCCTTGTCATCCTTGTTCATGCCGATGCCGTAGGGCTCCTCGGTGAACGGGCTCCCGACGACCTTCAGCTTCTCGGGGCGCTGGGCTGCGTAGCCCATGAGGATGGCATCGTCCGTGGTGACGGCATCGACCTCGTCGTTGAGCAATTTCTGAACGCACTCGTTGTACTTGGACGTTTCGATGGTCGTGGTGTTGTAGTCGGGCTTCTTGATCTCCTTGATCGCGGTTGAGCCCTTGACCGAGCAGACCGTCTTGCCCTGCAGAGAGTACGGACCGCTGATCGTCCCGTCGTTCTTGCGGACCAGGAGGTCGGCGCCCGCCGTGTAGTACGGGCCGGCGAATCCCACCGTCTTCTTGCGCTCGTCGTTGATCGTGTACGTGCCGACGTACAGGTCGACCTCGCCCTTGGAGATGGAGGCCTCGCGGTTGCGGGTGTCGATCGTTTTGAATTCGATCATGTCCGGCGAGAACCCGAGGTCGGCGGCGATCATCTTGGCGATCTCGATGTCGAAGCCGGACCGCTTGCCGCCCGCGTCCTCGAAGCCGAGGAACGGCTGGTCGTTCTTGGCGCCGATGACGAGCTTGCCGGCCTTCTGGGCCTTCCGCAGGATCGGAGAGTCGATCTTGACGTCCTTGGCGACCGCGTACGTGGGCAGCGTCGGCTGGTTCCCGCTGTCCGAGCTACCGGTGGGCCCGTCACCGGCACTGCCGGACTCGCTGTCACAGGCGGTTGCCGTGAGGGCGACCGCAAGCACGGCGATCGTCGCGAGTGCGGCGGACTTGCAGGGCTTCATCGTGAAACATCCTTCGTATCAACAGCTGCGGCAGGCTCGGCGGTTGGGGACAAGGGCGTCGCCGCAGGACGTCGCGCGTCAAGGGTGCAGGATCTTGGACAATAAGTCCTTGGCCCGGTCGCTGCGCGGGTTGTTGCAGAACTCATCCGGCGAGGCCTCTTCGACGATCCTGCCGTCGGCCACGAGCACGACCCGCTTCACGGCGGACCGTGCAAAGCCCATCTCGTGCGTGCCGACGATCACCGTTGTCGCGTCGCGCGCGAGCTGCGTAGGGAGGACAGTAAGGACTCGATCCTCTCGGCGTCATTACATCTGAGCAGAACTTGAGCATCACGGTCCGGCTACGGCCGGACATATCCGTCATGGACCTGGGCTGCGCGCCGGGCGCACCTATGTCGATCCACGGAGCGGGCCGGCCGACTCACCGCCCCCTCCACACTCGCCCGAGTGCGAGGATGCGTAGCGTCCTCCCATGCCCGAACTCCAGCGCCTTCGCCTCGACCATGCCCCGGCCCTGCTCGCGTTCGAGCAGGAGAACCGGGCCTACTTCGCCGCGTCGATTCCAGACCGCGGCGACGACTACTTCGCCCATTTCGACGCACGGCACCGTGACCTGCTCGCCGAGCAGGCCGCCGGGCTGCACTTCTTCCATGTGCTGGTGGGCGGCGGTGGTGAGGTGCTGGGGCGGGTCAACCTGATCGATGTGGTGGACGGTTCCGCCGAACTCGGGTACCGGATCGCCGAGCGGGCCGCCCGTCAAGGCCTGGCCACGACCGCCGTCCTCCAGACATGCGCGCTGGCTGCTACGGAGTACGGTCTGACCACGCTGCGGGCCGTGACGACGCTCGACAACGCCGGCTCGCGAGCCGTGCTGGCCCGTACGGGATTCGTACCCACCGGCGAGACCCTGCTGGGCGGCCGCCCAGGGATCTGCTACGAACGTGACTTGAGTGGGCTGTTCCGGGCCCCCGTCGCGTGATGATGGCGGCTCTTGGAGCCGAGGTGGGCGTGGGGTGCCCGGTGGCTATGCCGGGCCGTTGGCTCGCCGCACCGGGTGGGTTTCCGGGAAGGACGGTATGTGGGTGAGCAGTTGCTGAGGAGTTTCGATCTGCGGGACGTGGCCGGTGCCGGGGAGCAGGCGGAACTTAGGCGCGTCCGTAGGCGGGGGTCACAACCTCGTCGCTCTCACCCCAGAGGACGAGGGCGGGTGTGGTGATGCCGCCGAGCCGGTCGCGCAGTGACGGGTCGGTCATGGGCGGCTGTCCGCCGTAGACGGCCAGCGCCTTCCGGTTGGCGGCCAGTTGCTGTTCGGTGAGCGAGGCGGAGTCGACGCGGAACGGGGCCGGGTCGTGGAAGCTGAGCCGGGACAGTTCGTCCGGTGTCAGCCCGGAGATGTCGGTGACGGGAGCGTCCTCGACGTGGATGCCGACGGCGTTGACCAGGATGATGCGGCTGACGCGCGGGCTGTGCAGCAGTGCGAGTTCGGCGGCGATCCAGCCGCCGATGGAGTTGCCGACGACGGTGACGTCGTCAAGGCCGAGCCGGTCGAGCAGATTGCGGTAGAGGACGGCGAGTCTGGCGATGCTGTCGAGCCGGTCCGGACGTGGCGTACCGCCGAAACCGGGGTGTGCCGGGGTGATCACCTGGCCGGGCAAGTCGGTTGCCATAAGCCCGGCGAAGGCGGCGACGGACTGGGGGCCGGCTCCTCCGTGCAGCAGCAGGTAGAGGCGGCCTTCGTCCTGCCGCCAACGGTGCCGACGGTTGGGTCGGCGGTCCCAGGGGCGGCGAGGTCCGCGAAGGGGAGGTCTTGGACGGTGGCGGTATGCGCCTCGGCGGCAGGCGGGGTGGCAGCACTCAGGGGACTCATACCGGGACGCCAAATCAACGGGCGGGCCGTGAAGCGCCTGCGAACCGCCACCACAACGCCCTGAACGCAGGCCTCCAGACGATCGGGGTGAGCCTGGTGCCGTGGGACGCCCTGCGCCACCTCGACCAGAGCCCCGAAGCGTCCCTGCACGACCTGGCACAGCTGACCTTCCAGACCGACCAGGCATTCGGCACACTGGCCAAGCGCATGATCGAGCGAGGCCTCATCGAACGCGTACCGGGACCCGGCCGCGCCGTACGCCACCGCCTCACCGGCCACGGCCGCCAGGTACGCCAGGCGGGCGCCGAGATCGTGGACCGCATCCTCGCCGACTCCTTCGCCCCGCTCACCCCCCACCAGCGCGACCTGCTCGGCGACTTGCTGGACCGTCTGCTCGCCGGCGGCGTACCTCTTCCGCTGTTGCCTCCCGCTGAGGGCCCTGCAGATGGCGCCTGAGGGGCAGCGGGGCCCTTCGACGCCCGCCCGGCGCACGGATTTTCAACAACCTTCAGTTCTTGCTGAGCAGAACAGTCCTCGTCTCCGTATCTCTCGGTGTTGTGCTGTGCCTCCGCCCGAGCGGGTGAGGGCACGGTCCGACTCGGCCGAGGGCATGAAGTCCCCGGTGTGCGAAGGCAACCAAGGAGGGGCGGACTTGTGAGCTACAGACAGAGACACAAGCGGTCCAGATGGATCGGCATGACAGTCGCGGGAGTGGCAGCAATGGCCGTGGGGGGCGGAGCTCTCCTGATGACCGACAACAACGCCTCGGCCAGCCGGGAATCCGCGAAATCCGCGCGCAAGCTGGCAGCGGCGCAGGCGCCGATGACCATCAACTGCCCTGATGTCGCAGTCCGTTTGTCGAGTGTGCCGCAGGAGGCGCGGCCGACTGTGGACAATGAACTGGCGCAGCTGGACACCCAGGTCGCGGATGCCTATGGGCAACTCGCCGCGGGTGGCGCGAAAGCCGACCAGAATTGGGTGCGCACGCGGGTGTTGGATCCGCTGTCGTCCCAGCGCCGCAGCACACTGGACCGTATTGCGGCCGAAATCGACCGGGTCTCGACCAGCCCGGAGGGCTTGGACTCGCTGGCGTCCTGCACGGTCAAGCGGGACGACGTGGCCCCCGCTTCCGCGTCCGACGCTGCAGCTCCCGGTGCCCCCGCTACGAGCGCCCCTGCTACGAGCGCTCCTGCTCCGGGTGCCTCCGCTCCGGCCGTAGGCGGTCAGGCGCAGACCGGTCCCCGAAGGTCGGATTTCGTGGACATCCGCAAGGTACGGCCCAATGTCGCCAACCCCCGTCTACAGTCCAATGCCTCCCGCGGAACGTTCAAGTCGCGCTGCGGGCGCAACGAGAACAAGCACTTCAACCCCGACAACGTGATCGTCGCCCCAGGCGTCAGCAACGGCGCCCACCACATGCACGACTACGTCGGCAATCTCGAGACCGACGCCTTCTCCAGCAATGACGACCTCGCCACCGCCGGGACGACATGCACCAACGGAGACCGCTCCACCCACTACTGGCCGGTCCTGCGACTGCGCAACGGAAAGAACGAGGGTGACGTAAACCTCCCCGGCGGAGGACAGGACGGCAACGTCGGGCGCATTCTCCAGCCCGCTTCAGTGCAACTCACCTTCCGCGGCAGCCCCGTCGGCAAAGTCACGGCGATGCCCACGTTCCTGCGCATCATCACCGGCGACGCCAAGGCGTTCACCAACGGAACAGCCAACGCGAACGCCTCGTGGAGCTGCACCGGCTTCGAGAACCGACAGCTGAAGGACAAGTACCCGCTGTGCCCGCGGGGCAGCAATGTGGTGCGTACGTTCAAGTTCCAGAGCTGCTGGGACGGTCAGAACACTGACAGTGCGAACCATCGTACGCATGTGGCCTTCGCCCAGGCCAACGGCTCGTGCCCCAAGGGGTTCCGGGCCATCCCGCAGCTGGTCCAGCGGATCACGTACAAGATTTCGCCCGGGTCGGTGTTCGCCGTCGACAGCTTCCCCGAGCAGTTGCACAAGCCGGTGACGGACCATGGCGACTTCATCAACGTGATGTCCTCGTCGCTGATGAGGAACGCAGTGAGCTGCATCAACAGCGGCCGTAGGTGCGGTTGACGCCGGGACCCGGCACGACGAATGTCACGTCGCTGCCGGGTCCACCACTGTGCGGGCGGGCGGCACAGCCGGCCGTCGGCCCAGGTCAGTAGTCGTCGCCGGTCCCGGTCACATGCGCGCCGCTGTTCCGAGCTGTGCTGACGCCGTCTCGAGCGGGGTGGGGACCGGTGCGCGGACGACCGCCGGGGCGGTGTGGCAGGTGAAACCGAGACGTGTCAGCGCCCTGGTCACTTCGCCGGCGGTGAAGTCGCGGCGATCCTGTCCGGTGATCACTTCGCCCACCTGCTTGACGGGGAAGGTGCGGCGGCCGATGGTCACGGAGTCACCGGTGACGGGTTCAGGCTTGATGCCCGTCATCGATTGCTGAACATCACTCTTGACCAGGTCGAAGGGGAAGCGGGCGATGACGCAGCGCATAGTGCCTCAACAGGGTTGGAGGGAAGGGCGGACACGGAATGCCGGCCCGGGGGAGATCAGCGTGTGAGGGTGAGGACGCCGAGGATGTACCCGTCCTCGTCGACCACAGGCGAGGCACCGAGCTTTCGGGCCCGCATGGCGTAATCCGCTTCGAGTAGCGACGTTTCGGACAGGGTGAACGGCCCCCGGTCGTGGACGATGTCCCGCAACCGCGTGTCCTCGGCGTACCAGGAGCCACTGCGGTACGCGGTGAGCTGGGCCCGGGAGACCAGACCGGCGCAGCGGTCGTCCTCACCGCGAACGATCAGGTGCCCCACGCCGGCGCCGATGAGGACGGACAGGGCGACATCGACGATCATGTCATCGCTCACTTGCGGTCCCGGTGAGGTCATGGCGTCGGCGGCGGTCAGCCCGATCCGGTCCGTCTGCCGCGGTTGCGTGAGGATCAGCGTCAATGGACACCTTCTGTGTTCGGTGGATCAATGGACCACGGCGACCGCCGGGGCTGCGATTTCATGCGGCGCTTGTGTACGAGGCCGGGCGCTGCGAGGTGCCTGCCCGCCCCTGGGACGAAGCGGGGGAGCGGCGGGCCTGGGCGCTGCGGCTGCGTCGGCCACCGGTGGAGGAGGCGCTGCGCTTGGGGCGCTCCACAGCCGGTGCGGTAATGGTGACTGGGACGCCGGAGGGGGCCTGGGCGCCGGTGATGCGGCTCAGTTCGGCCTCGCCGGAGCGGACCTGCGCGGTCTGCGGGGTGATGCCGGCGGCGGCCATCAGGCGCGTCATGTCGCGGCGCTGGTTGGGCAGTACCAGGGTGACGACGCTGCCGGACTCGCCGGCGCGGGCGGTGCGCCCTCCGCGGTGGAGGTAGTCCTTGTGGTCGCTGGGCGGGTCGACGTTGACGACGAGGTCGAGGTTGTCGACGTGAATGCCACGGGCCGCGACGTTGGTGGCCACCAGCACTGTGACGTGGCCGGTCTTGAACTGGGCGAGGGTGCGGGTGCGCTGGGG
It includes:
- a CDS encoding CBS domain-containing protein, which encodes MTLILTQPRQTDRIGLTAADAMTSPGPQVSDDMIVDVALSVLIGAGVGHLIVRGEDDRCAGLVSRAQLTAYRSGSWYAEDTRLRDIVHDRGPFTLSETSLLEADYAMRARKLGASPVVDEDGYILGVLTLTR
- a CDS encoding dihydrofolate reductase family protein, whose product is MQDHPSGAGRGDQARAAQRGGVGENSGICCTRRRQLSVPTAGSYVLMAGFWPTADTGPSSSRPLVEFAGIWRDMPKIVFSRTLERADWNTTIVRDVVVEEIMALKAQPGGDMALGGADLTAAFMQHDLIDEYRLYIHPVLIGRGKPLFPASDAKTDLRLAETRTFGNGVVLLRYQRTEASSPK
- a CDS encoding alpha/beta fold hydrolase; the encoded protein is MATDLPGQVITPAHPGFGGTPRPDRLDSIARLAVLYRNLLDRLGLDDVTVVGNSIGGWIAAELALLHSPRVSRIILVNAVGIHVEDAPVTDISGLTPDELSRLSFHDPAPFRVDSASLTEQQLAANRKALAVYGGQPPMTDPSLRDRLGGITTPALVLWGESDEVVTPAYGRA
- a CDS encoding DUF1996 domain-containing protein, producing the protein MTDNNASASRESAKSARKLAAAQAPMTINCPDVAVRLSSVPQEARPTVDNELAQLDTQVADAYGQLAAGGAKADQNWVRTRVLDPLSSQRRSTLDRIAAEIDRVSTSPEGLDSLASCTVKRDDVAPASASDAAAPGAPATSAPATSAPAPGASAPAVGGQAQTGPRRSDFVDIRKVRPNVANPRLQSNASRGTFKSRCGRNENKHFNPDNVIVAPGVSNGAHHMHDYVGNLETDAFSSNDDLATAGTTCTNGDRSTHYWPVLRLRNGKNEGDVNLPGGGQDGNVGRILQPASVQLTFRGSPVGKVTAMPTFLRIITGDAKAFTNGTANANASWSCTGFENRQLKDKYPLCPRGSNVVRTFKFQSCWDGQNTDSANHRTHVAFAQANGSCPKGFRAIPQLVQRITYKISPGSVFAVDSFPEQLHKPVTDHGDFINVMSSSLMRNAVSCINSGRRCG
- a CDS encoding SCO5918 family protein, translated to MRCVIARFPFDLVKSDVQQSMTGIKPEPVTGDSVTIGRRTFPVKQVGEVITGQDRRDFTAGEVTRALTRLGFTCHTAPAVVRAPVPTPLETASAQLGTAARM
- a CDS encoding MarR family winged helix-turn-helix transcriptional regulator, whose translation is MPWDALRHLDQSPEASLHDLAQLTFQTDQAFGTLAKRMIERGLIERVPGPGRAVRHRLTGHGRQVRQAGAEIVDRILADSFAPLTPHQRDLLGDLLDRLLAGGVPLPLLPPAEGPADGA
- a CDS encoding aminotransferase class V-fold PLP-dependent enzyme; translation: MSESHLTPAPRPLLLPDGRAAAEAWSLDPGHKHLNHGSFGAVPVVAQDEQNRLRKEMERSPLVWFPELPKRVATARADIAAFLRVAVEDLALVPNASGGASVVYANLPVRRGGEIIVTDHGYGAVTMGAERLARRCGGTVRTVRVPLGADEKHAYEAIAAELSDATELIVVDHITSATARRMPVERIGAEARRRGIPLLVDGAHVPGLIDDPLSGLECDFWIGNLHKFGCAPRGTSALVARGALRDGLYPLIDSWGAADPFPERFDTQGTVDVTSYLAAPTSLDFIERTWGWKTARSYMQDLADYAERIVGDAFAELTGTSSAVDVGMPVNALRLVRLPAGLATSHAAADALRDRVAQELDVAAAFTSFDGVGYIRLSTHVYNTAADFEYFAERCVPVLGEWARTADAAP
- a CDS encoding FadR/GntR family transcriptional regulator; its protein translation is MSAVDKAFHGLRHMIATGRLGAGERIPPENELCEELGVSRGPLREAVRMLVALRIVEPRHGSGTYVSQLRPEDIIGSLSLTVDLLPLSGLLEVYELRRVLESHVAAQAAARVTPEALKTIFGHIEAMEAMEAMEDPSKISEIDHRFHTAIARIGGNPTLESLLGVFRARSRAYQVFTLPESAEIKRASDEEHRAIATAIANRDPVAAASAAATHVAHTERWLHAFLPPEAGESPSTSS
- a CDS encoding glutamate ABC transporter substrate-binding protein codes for the protein MKPCKSAALATIAVLAVALTATACDSESGSAGDGPTGSSDSGNQPTLPTYAVAKDVKIDSPILRKAQKAGKLVIGAKNDQPFLGFEDAGGKRSGFDIEIAKMIAADLGFSPDMIEFKTIDTRNREASISKGEVDLYVGTYTINDERKKTVGFAGPYYTAGADLLVRKNDGTISGPYSLQGKTVCSVKGSTAIKEIKKPDYNTTTIETSKYNECVQKLLNDEVDAVTTDDAILMGYAAQRPEKLKVVGSPFTEEPYGIGMNKDDKALRDAVSDAIEAHDKSGDHKRAYDATLGLSGSRYGGASMVERY
- a CDS encoding GNAT family N-acetyltransferase — encoded protein: MPELQRLRLDHAPALLAFEQENRAYFAASIPDRGDDYFAHFDARHRDLLAEQAAGLHFFHVLVGGGGEVLGRVNLIDVVDGSAELGYRIAERAARQGLATTAVLQTCALAATEYGLTTLRAVTTLDNAGSRAVLARTGFVPTGETLLGGRPGICYERDLSGLFRAPVA